A window from Corythoichthys intestinalis isolate RoL2023-P3 chromosome 10, ASM3026506v1, whole genome shotgun sequence encodes these proteins:
- the habp2 gene encoding hyaluronan-binding protein 2, producing the protein MNLKLLFLFLFLAVILSTAETKPRKHKKHHRHRHPHHHHNHEHDHDHGPHDIRGHKHGKHAKRKERFQDIINDFFFGYMGEIPDDDDDDDPSEWLYDLQEPEGQCNPNPCENNGVCKEKGKNKFKCNCRKPFKGRRCERGPKICKRGTCGRGECVLTSTPPFYECKCRHPFQPPNCRTFNLCEPNPCKNGGQCVRDGNDFDCTCPSGFRGRFCHVGPNDCFEEDGESYRGTVSETIDGDECLYWNSHFILEKGTDPFNSFEDSDGLGPHNFCRNPDGDLTPWCFYRRGQKLLWNYCDVDECPEDGSDTPPPTVRPVPVDPPKIPTPPRPTPEKPKPTPAPTQKPTQSPQPSEASPTPTLSSNQFSTCGRPQPKKVMTRIFGGLKVPPGALPWQVSLQVRPKRTTQPYKHICGGVLIDSCWILTAGHCIERGNDMQVVMGGLSLDADEPSEQVFNVEEAVVHENYRETPVSVHNDIALLRLEGTNGFCANETQFVKAACLPEGPMADGEECTISGWGATEESDYGSNHLLEANVLLINQEKCSESKIYGSSLDNSMFCAGYLQGGVDSCQGDSGGPLTCKRNNVHVLYGLVSWGDQCGAKNKPGVYARVTHFLDWIKSKTQTSS; encoded by the exons ATGAACCTGAAGCTACTCTTCCTTTTCCTCTTTCTTGCTGTGATCCTGAGCACTGCTGAA acaaaacctcgcaaacacaaaaaacaccATCGTCATCGTCATCCTCACCATCATCACAACCATGAACATGACCATGATCATGGTCCTCATGATATTCGGGGTCATAAACAtggaaaacatgcaaaaagGAAAGAACGATTTCAAGATATAATTAACG ACTTTTTCTTTGGATATATGGGAGAGATTcctgatgatgatgacgacgATGACCCAAGTGAATGGCTGTATGACCTTCAAGAGCCAGAGG GTCAATGTAACCCAAACCCTTGCGAAAATAACGGCGTATGCAAGGAGAAAGGAAAGAACAAATTCAAATGTAACTGTCGAAAACCTTTCAAGGGAAGACGATGCGAGAGAG GACCTAAGATTTGCAAGAGAGGTACATGTGGCCGTGGAGAATGTGTGCTGACTTCCACGCCACCATTTTATGAGTGCAAATGCAGGCACCCCTTCCAACCTCCAAACTGTAGAACAT ttAATCTATGTGAGCCTAATCCATGTAAGAATGGAGGACAGTGTGTCAGGGATGGTAACGACTTTGACTGCACGTGTCCTTCAGGCTTCAGAGGTCGTTTCTGCCATGTTG GCCCAAATGACTGTTTTGAGGAGGATGGCGAGTCATATCGAGGCACAGTGAGCGAGACAATTGACGGTGACGAATGCCTCTACTGGAATTCTCATTTCATCCTGGAGAAAGGAACGGATCCTTTCAACTCATTTGAAGACAGTGATGGCCTTGGCCCACACAACTTCTGCAG AAACCCAGATGGTGACTTGACACCATGGTGTTTCTACAGAAGAGGCCAAAAGCTGCTATGGAACTACTGTGATGTAGATGAGTGTCCTGAAG ATGGAAGTGACACTCCACCTCCCACTGTGCGTCCAGTTCCAGTGGATCCGCCTAAAATACCAACTCCTCCTAGGCCTACTCCTGAAAAGCCCAAGCCAACACCTGCCCCAACCCAAAAACCCACTCAGTCCCCACAACCCAGCGAAGCTTCGCCAACTCCAACACTTTCTTCAAACCAATTCAGTACTTGCGGTAGGCCTCAGCCCAAGAAAGTTATGACCCGGATCTTTGGAGGCTTGAAGGTACCTCCAGGGGCATTACCCTGGCAAGTGTCCCTGCAAGTGAGACCCAAGAGAACCACTCAGCCATACAAGCACATATGTGGGGGTGTTCTCATTGACAGCTGCTGGATACTGACAGCTGGACACTGCAT TGAACGGGGAAATGACATGCAGGTGGTTATGGGAGGGCTCTCTCTGGACGCTGATGAGCCCAGTGAACAGGTCTTTAATGTTGAAGAGGCTGTTGTTCATGAGAACTACAGGGAGACTCCAGTATCAGTCCACAATGACATTG CGTTGCTGCGACTGGAAGGCACTAATGGTTTTTGTGCCAATGAGACTCAGTTTGTGAAGGCAGCCTGTTTGCCTGAGGGCCCGATGGCTGATGGGGAGGAATGTACCATTTCTGGATGGGGTGCTACTGAAGAAT CTGACTATGGTTCCAACCATTTACTGGAGGCCAATGTTCTGCTTATCAACCAGGAGAAATGTTCTGAGAGCAAAATTTATGGTTCTTCTTTGGATAATAGCATGTTCTGCGCTGGCTATCTACAAGGAGGGGTTGATTCTTGTCAG GGCGACTCGGGAGGACCGCTGACCTGTAAGCGGAATAACGTTCATGTTCTTTATGGTTTGGTCAGCTGGGGAGACCAATGTGGAGCGAAGAATAAACCTGGGGTCTATGCACGGGTCACTCACTTTCTGGACTGGATCAAATCAAAAACTCAAACATCATCTTAA
- the LOC130923253 gene encoding E3 ubiquitin-protein ligase Midline-1-like, translated as MEPLNETLKCPACQDLFTDPVKLPCRHDFCLTCIQTVCEEGPLFCPECQILLPPNLTLEIDANLQNRVKEFIIKSSTEAKSSTIFCDHCIETPSEAIRTCLTCDASLCQAHALLHQQRSALREHTVVNVTQDLLSLKCKEHRDELKLFCLEDRVPSMLETTVKQLLQIRCEAENAIKDLEFMYTQTMMSSADFRERISDKYNRIRVVLDGDERLMMQIIDAEEEYMSEWLESQRGIVEAHIKEIDNLRVSSKLLLQETHDFSFIQQITAQNMCDPPKLAPIQKIDRELCEPDKMRTVEKLVDDLSVALSQYFPRMWSYLSCPALDLKTAHPKLEISQDGRQVCWGVQPSGDASTTRPYDSQYSVFSQKSFTSGQHYWEVIVQEKPYWLIGVTSGPITGDFDVKHSGLGVNKTSWCIYHGEGLYMACHDTQEKQLNVGKKVRKLGILANLPKGELSFYNADTMTLLHSFCVECKEPLFPMLNPCIDVNGLNRQPLTMFWIKDPWDWSGNTDGGDEKLSSLS; from the exons ATGGAACCTCTAAACGAAACTCTGAAGTGTCCTGCCTGCCAGGATTTATTCACAGATCCTGTGAAACTGCCATGTAGACATGACTTCTGTCTCACCTGCATCCAGACAGTCTGTGAGGAGGGTCCTCTTTTTTGCCCGGAATGTCAGATCCTGCTACCACCCAACCTCACACTTGAAATAGACGCAAACCTTCAAAACAGAGTGAAGGAATTCATTATCAAATCATCAACAGAAGCCAAATCTTCAACTATCTTCTGTGACCACTGCATAGAGACGCCATCCGAAGCTATTAGGACCTGCCTGACCTGTGACGCCTCCCTGTGCCAGGCTCATGCCCTGTTGCACCAGCAAAGATCTGCCCTGAGGGAGCATACCGTGGTCAATGTGACACAGGATCTGCTGTCTTTAAAGTGCAAGGAGCACCGTGACGAGCTTAAGCTCTTTTGCTTGGAGGACAGAGTCCCT AGCATGTTGGAGACAACTGTGAAACAGCTGCTGCAAATAAGATGTGAAGCAGAGAACGCCATTAAGGACTTGGAGTTCATGTATACACAAACAATG ATGTCGTCAGCGGATTTCAGAGAGCGCATCTCCGACAAATACAACCGGATCCGAGTTGTGCTGGACGGCGACGAGCGTCTGATGATGCAGATCATTGATGCAGAGGAGGAATACATGAGCGAGTGGTTGGAATCACAGAGAGGGATAGTGGAGGCTCACATCAAGGAAATCGATAACCTAAGAGTGTCCAGTAAATTACTCCTGCAAGAAACACATGACTTCAGCTTCATACAG caaatcACCGCACAGAATATGTG TGACCCACCAAAATTGGCACCCATTCAAAAAATAGACAGAGAGTTGTGTGAGCCTGACAAGATGAGAACAGtagagaagcttgtggatgaccTGTCAGTGGCTTTGTCTCAGTACTTTCCCCGAATGTGGTCCT ATTTAAGTTGTCCAGCTCTTGACTTAAAAACAGCCCACCCAAAGCTGGAGATATCTCAGGATGGGAGACAAGTGTGCTGGGGAGTGCAACCTTCTGGTGATGCTTCAACCACTCGGCCGTATGATTCCCAATACAGTGTTTTTTCTCAGAAGAGTTTTACCAGTGGCCAACATTACTGGGAAGTCATTGTTCAGGAGAAACCATACTGGCTGATAGGTGTTACCTCTGGTCCAATCACTGGAGACTTTGATGTGAAGCATTCTGGTCTGGGTGTGAATAAGACTTCTTGGTGCATATACCATGGTGAGGGATTGTACATGGCGTGCCATGACACCCAAGAGAAACAGCTGAATGTTGGGAAGAAAGTTAGAAAGCTGGGCATACTGGCAAATCTCCCGAAGGGGGAGCTGTCGTTCTATAATGCGGACACCATGACCTTACTTCACTCTTTCTGCGTGGAGTGCAAAGAGCCCCTTTTCCCAATGTTGAACCCTTGCATTGATGTGAATGGACTAAACAGGCAACCCTTGACTATGTTTTGGATTAAGGACCCCTGGGATTGGAGTGGCAACACGGATGGAGGTGATGAGAAACTTTCTAGTTTGTCATAA